The Mangrovimonas cancribranchiae nucleotide sequence CCTGTTTCAGGAAAGTTGTCAAAAGTTTCTGTTCCTTGAGAATAGCCATAGTTAAGACCAATTAGAACAAAAACTAAAAAGTAAAGTTTTTTCATAATCGATTAATAGTTTAAATAAAAAATTAGAGTAACAAATATAAGGAGAAAATTGTGTTTTATCTATAAGGAGATAGGGCTAATTGCTTTTTTTACAATTATATAACATTGCTATTCTACAACAAGTTTTCTTGTAAACTCTTGATTTTGGATAGAAATTTTTAAAATGTAAATACCTGAAGGAAGCTTAGAAACGTTAAGCTTATTCTTTAAAAGAGATGTTTTTAGAACCTGCTTTCCTAAAACATTATATACCTCGATATTTTTTTTGTGGTCACTTTTAGAAGCTATAGTGACTACCCCATTTTTTACAGGGTTGGGGTAAACGTTAACTGTTTCTGTTTGGAGGGTGTTTATAGAATTTTGACGTTCTTGAGAAAACCCCTCAACAGAGAAACACAACGCAAATAAAAAGATAATAATAACGTATAATTGTTTCATAAACAGTGTTTATCTTTTACATGAAATAAAGCTACAAAAAATAATCAAATTTTATACCAAATTCTATTAATGTTCGCCAAAATGCATTCAAAAAATTAAATTAACGTCATTTAGGTGTTACATAATTGTTATTTGTTTTGTGTAGATTTATAAATCTTTGTTATTAATAGTATCTTTACACTAAATCGTAAAAAACACAACACAATAAGTGCGGTAACTATGGTTAGTTTTATACCAAGTTACGCCATCTGAAAAAAACAAATTTACAACAGATGAAAAAAAAGGACATTAAAATTTTACTTGTAGACGACGAGCCAGATATTCTAGAAATAGTAGGCTATAATTTATCTTCTGAAGGCTATCAAGTAACCACTGCAGAAAATGGTATGGAAGCTGTTAAAATAGCAAAAAAAGAAAAACCACACCTTATTATATTAGATGTGATGATGCCAGAAATGGATGGTATTGAGGCGTGCGAACAAATAAGAAAACTTCCAGATTTACAAGACACCATAATTACCTTCTTAACAGCAAGAGGCGAGGATTATTCGCAAGTTGCTGGGTTTGATGCTGGTGCAGACGATTACATTACAAAACCAATAAAACCAAAAGTTTTAGTAAGCAAAGTAAAAGCGCTTTTAAGACGATTAAAAGAAGACGAGAGTCAAGACAGTGTGGTTAAAATAGGTAACTTAACCATTAATAGAGACGAATATAAAATTGTTTTAAAAAACGAAGAAATTATATTGCCTCGTAAAGAGTTTGAATTACTATCTTTGCTTGCATCCAAGCCTGGAAAAGTGTTTAAACGCGAGGAGATTTTGGACAAAGTTTGGGGAAATGAAGTTGTTGTAGGAGGAAGAACTATAGATGTTCATATTAGAAAACTTCGTGAAAAAATTGGCGACAAATCATTTAAAACAGTTAAAGGTGTTGGGTATAAGTTTGTAGATTAATGCAAAAACTCAAAAAAACATACAAGTTTGCGTTCAAAACTTCGTTGTTTATAACCGTAACTACAACACTCCTTATGAGTGTTTTTTTATGGATTATAAAAGCCTTTAGTTGGTTAATATTGCCATTCGCAATAATTCTATACGCTATTTCATTTATTGTCATTCAATATCGTGTAGAACGCTTTATATACAGAAGAGTAAAGAAAATTTACGACGATTTAACACTTTTAGAATCTACCTCGTTAACCAACAAAGCCATAACTACAGATATAGCTACACTTACCAAAGAAATAGATAAGTACGCCAAGGATAAAAAACTAGAAATAGAAACCTTAAAAGTTAGAGAGGAGTATCGTAAAGAATTTCTTGGTAATGTGTCTCACGAGTTAAAAACACCTTTGTTTACCGTACAAGGTTATCTGCTCACACTGCTTGATGGCGCTAAAGACGATAAGAAAATACTATCTAAATACTTAAGTCGTGCCAACAAAGGTGTAGAAAGATTAATATACATTGTTAAAGACTTGGATATGATTACCAAGTTGGAAGTTGGCGATTTAAGATTAAATATTGAAGTTTTTGATATTGTTGAGCTGGTGAAAAACGTATTTGAACTGCTTGAGATGAAAGCTGCCAAGAAAAAAATAACCTTGACTTTTGACATTGATTATGACAAACCTATCTACGTAAAAGCCGATAAAGAGCGTATTCAGCAAGTGCTTACAAATTTAGTGGTTAATTCTATTAAATACGGAAGAGAAAAAGGCACCACAGAAGTTAGTATAGAAAATCTTATAAAAAATAAAGCCATTGTTAGGGTAACGGATAATGGCGAAGGTATTTCCAAAGAACATTTATCGCGAGTGTTTGAACGCTTTTATCGTGTAGATAAAAGTGGCTCTAGAAAAGAAGGTGGTTCAGGATTAGGGTTGTCCATCGTAAAGCATATTATAGAAGCACACGACGAGAAAATATACATTGAAAGCGAAGCCGACGTTGGTAGTGAATTTTCTTTTAGCCTAGAAAAGGCTGAATAACTTTTTATAATTCACTTCATAGTCAAAAGTGGTTAACCCTTGATAATCTTTAACTCTTTCTAAAGCTTTAATAGTAAAATCATTTTGGTTACAATGTGGTACTAAACCATCATTATCAAGTTTTTTAGCTAAATACTCTTGTTCGGTTTGCCCTGGAGTAGGAATGAAAAAAGCCTTTTTGCATAGTTTAGCTAAATCCATAACGGTGGTGTAACCCGAACGAGAGATAACTAAATTGCTTCTATTTATGGTGTCTTCAAGTTCGTTGCTAGTCATAAAGTTTACAATTGTGAGGCTACCAGAAACCTCTTTGGTTTGCGAGCGTTCTATTTTTCCTTTAATAAGAATAACCTTGCCATTAAAGAATTTGAATTCATGTAATAGCTTTTCTTCTAAAAAACCACGTTGTGGTTCTGGACCAGAGAGTAAAATCATAACATCGTACCGAGGTTCTGAAAAGGTTTTTTTAAAGCGACTTAAAGGACCAATATATTTCGTTTTTATAATTAGGTTGTCTATATGGCCAAGTTTTCCGCTAAGATTTGGAGCATTAAGATTGTCGGGCACCCAACATTCGTTAAACTTCTTAATAATTTTATGATGAATCTTAGTGCTAAACCATGTGGTTGTTCCGCTTAATACTTGCAGTTGATGTGTAATAAATACCGAAGGAATATGTTTGTTATACACGCCAAATCGGTTATCCGAAATAATACCATCAATCTTATAATCGGTAACTATTTTCGTAAGAGCTTTTTTTTCAGCTTTAAAAGTTTTTAGCATTTTAGGAGAATCTTTAATAAGCTTAAGTTTAAACAGACTTCCTTTTTTAGCGTAAGTAATATTATAGGACGGAATTTCAATATGCGTTAACTTAGGAAACTCCTTTTGTAATAACTGTAGTGCCACACCATCGCTAGCAATAACGGGTTCAAAGCCTTGAGACTCCAATGCATTAATAATAGGAATGCATCTTGTAGCGTGACCAAGACCCCAATTTAAAGGCGCAACTAAAATTCTTTTTTTCAACTTCATAAAAAAAGCAAATGTAATACTAATATGTTTCCTTAATTTTGCCTAAATATTAAATTACTGTGGGAAGCAAAAATAAACTAAAACGATTTAAGGAAAACGAGACCTTTAATAATGTTATTCAGCCAACTAGAGAAGAAATGGTTGAACATAAGTTTCCGTATAAAGGTAAGTGGAATAAAGATTTTTTCAAGAATAATAATCCACTCGTATTGGAATTAGGTTGCGGAAAGGGTGAATATTCTGTTGGTTTGGCAAAAAAATATCCAAACAAAAACTTTATAGGAATCGATATTAAAGGTGCAAGATTTTGGCGTGGCGCAAAAACCGCTATAGAAGAAAATATACCTAATGTAGGGTTTTTACGTACCCAAATTGAACTTATAGAATATGCTTTTGATGTAAATGAAGTCGATGAAATCTGGATTACATTTCCCGATCCACAAATAAAATATAAGCGAACCAAACATAGAATGACGAATAAAGCTTTTCTAAAGCGTTATAAAACTATTTTAAAACCAGATGGTGTAGTAAATCTTAAAACCGACAGCGAGTTTATGCATGGTTATACACTTGGTTTGTTACATGGTGCAGGGCACGAGGTTTTGTATGCCAATCATGATGTTTATAAGTTAGGCGGAAGCCCAGAAGAAGTCACTGAAATTCAAACCTTTTACGAAAGCCAATATTTGGAACAAGACAAAGCAATTACGTATATTAGGTTTAAAATAAACAACGTTTGAATTTAACCATTGTTTTTTTACTAGGTTTTGCAGCAACGTTTTTAGCAACACTTCCACCAGGTTTGTTAAATATGAATGCAGCGAAAATATCCATGAAAGATGGGCATGTAAGAGGCGTTATGTTTTCTTTAGGAGCCTGTTTAGTTGTCGTTTTTCAAGCACTAATAGCAACAGTATTTGCACGATATTTAAGTAACCACCCCGATGTTATCGATATTTTGCAACGTGTAGCCTTTGTTATTTTTGTGCTAGTTTCTGTATATTTTCTGTTTATAGCGAAAAGCACCGATAAACCTAAAAAAGAAATTGAAGTTAAAAGTAAATCAAGTCGCTTTTTTCAAGGAGTGTTTTTATCGGCAATAAATGTATTTCCTGTACCTTTTCAGGCCTATATGGCCATTACCTTATCGTCTTTTGGATGGTTAAGTTTCGATAAAACTAGCATTGCTTCTTATGTTACTGGAGCAACAACAGGGGCTTTTGTTGTGCTGTATATTTATATGTTCTTTTTCGAGAAAATTAAAGGACGATCGTTTACATCACAAAAAAACATGAATTACCTTATTGGTGGTATTACTGGCATTGTAGCTGTAATTACATTAATTAATATAATTAAAGAGGTGTAATGAAACCCGAAACACTTAACTTTTTCGATAAGGTTTATCAGGTTGCTCGGCAAATTCCCTATGGACGAGTAACTAGTTATGGTGCCATTGCAAAATATTTGGGCGCGCCACGAAGCGCAAGAATGGTGGGTTATGCTATGAATAACTCTTCGGGGAAAGATGTGCCAGCTCATCGTGTGGTAAATAGAAAAGGACTCCTAACTGGAAAACATCATTTCGATGGTACAAATCTGATGCAACAACTTTTGGAAAGTGAAGGGGTAACCGTAGTAAATAATCAGATTCAGGATTTTGAAAATTTGTTTTGGGATCCAGCTAGTTTGTAACGGTATAATTTTTGAATTAATTTTAAAGATGCATTTTTTTCGTATAATTTTAGGAGTGATGCTTTTTTGTTGTTTAGGTTGTGGTAAAGCTATTCCTAAGCTTCCTAAAGCAGCTGTAGATAATGAAGTTGATTCATTAATAACAATGGAGGTTTTTAATATGAATCCAATGAAGACTGTTGTCTATGATGTAAATATTAAAGATTCAATAAGTTTTGTGTTGCCAAAAAAGTATAATAAACTTAATTATACGAAAACCTATTCAACATTTAAAAACAAGGCTTACGACAGTTTAAGGGTGTTTGTAGATACTTCGAACAAAAACTTTCATTCTTCTGAAATTTCTATATTAGATATTCCGCCACCAATACAAGTAGTAGACTCTATATACAATAAAGAAATTGAAGATTACGACTACAAGTATTACATAGATACTATTAGTGCTAGAAAACAAATAAAGAAAAGAAAACGAATTCATTACAGTTCTTATCCAGTATATATTTACAATTTTGCACATAGTAGCAGAAGAGTTCAAAGGCCGGTCGATGCCAATGATTTGTTTTTCATTTTAGAAGCAAAAAACAGTAATGGCGATTGGAAGCCTGTTGAATATCATAAACAAGCTTATTATGATTGTGCTTATAAACACAAAGACTATATGCTTGAACCACAAAAATTTATCGCATCTACCGTAAAAAGATATAAAGGAGCATATAAAACCAAGTTAAGAGTTAAGCTAGTATCATTTCAAAACACATTTTACTCAAATGTTTATGAAGGCTACATAAATTATAAGCAATTCGATTCAACTAAAGTCATGGAAAGTCTTAAGCGGTTTTCCTACAAAGGAGATTCTATTCTAAATAAAAAACTCAAAAGAAGTTTTCTAAACTTTGCAGAGTAATAGACAGAAAAAATTCAAGCATCAATCATTTCAATTAAACAGCTTCAAATTGTAAAGATTTCGCAGTATATTTGTAATCTTAGAACCAGTCTAAATTATTGATTTTGAAACTAAATAAACAAGATATATTAAAAGCACTCGAAACCATAACCGCTCCTGGCGAAGGACAGAATATGGTGGAAAGTGAAGCTGTAACCAATGTCGTTACTTTTGGCGATGAGGTTGTTGTAGATGTTACCATAAAAAACCCAAGTTTACAAGCCAAAAAGAAAACCGAAGTCGAAATCATGAAAGTCATTCACGACAAGGTTTACAAAAAAGCAAAAATAAAAGTAAACATAAAGGTTGATGCTCCTGCTAAACCTAAAAATGGTATGTCTGCAGGTAAGCAAGAAATAAAAGGAAAGCCTATTCCCGGAATTAAAAATATTGTAGCTGTAGCCTCTGGAAAAGGAGGTGTTGGTAAATCTACCGTAACAGCAAATTTAGGAGCCATGTTAGCTAAAATGGGCTTCAAAGTAG carries:
- a CDS encoding ATP-binding protein codes for the protein MQKLKKTYKFAFKTSLFITVTTTLLMSVFLWIIKAFSWLILPFAIILYAISFIVIQYRVERFIYRRVKKIYDDLTLLESTSLTNKAITTDIATLTKEIDKYAKDKKLEIETLKVREEYRKEFLGNVSHELKTPLFTVQGYLLTLLDGAKDDKKILSKYLSRANKGVERLIYIVKDLDMITKLEVGDLRLNIEVFDIVELVKNVFELLEMKAAKKKITLTFDIDYDKPIYVKADKERIQQVLTNLVVNSIKYGREKGTTEVSIENLIKNKAIVRVTDNGEGISKEHLSRVFERFYRVDKSGSRKEGGSGLGLSIVKHIIEAHDEKIYIESEADVGSEFSFSLEKAE
- a CDS encoding glycosyltransferase, whose translation is MKLKKRILVAPLNWGLGHATRCIPIINALESQGFEPVIASDGVALQLLQKEFPKLTHIEIPSYNITYAKKGSLFKLKLIKDSPKMLKTFKAEKKALTKIVTDYKIDGIISDNRFGVYNKHIPSVFITHQLQVLSGTTTWFSTKIHHKIIKKFNECWVPDNLNAPNLSGKLGHIDNLIIKTKYIGPLSRFKKTFSEPRYDVMILLSGPEPQRGFLEEKLLHEFKFFNGKVILIKGKIERSQTKEVSGSLTIVNFMTSNELEDTINRSNLVISRSGYTTVMDLAKLCKKAFFIPTPGQTEQEYLAKKLDNDGLVPHCNQNDFTIKALERVKDYQGLTTFDYEVNYKKLFSLF
- the trmB gene encoding tRNA (guanosine(46)-N7)-methyltransferase TrmB produces the protein MGSKNKLKRFKENETFNNVIQPTREEMVEHKFPYKGKWNKDFFKNNNPLVLELGCGKGEYSVGLAKKYPNKNFIGIDIKGARFWRGAKTAIEENIPNVGFLRTQIELIEYAFDVNEVDEIWITFPDPQIKYKRTKHRMTNKAFLKRYKTILKPDGVVNLKTDSEFMHGYTLGLLHGAGHEVLYANHDVYKLGGSPEEVTEIQTFYESQYLEQDKAITYIRFKINNV
- a CDS encoding T9SS type A sorting domain-containing protein is translated as MKQLYVIIIFLFALCFSVEGFSQERQNSINTLQTETVNVYPNPVKNGVVTIASKSDHKKNIEVYNVLGKQVLKTSLLKNKLNVSKLPSGIYILKISIQNQEFTRKLVVE
- a CDS encoding LysE family transporter — translated: MNLTIVFLLGFAATFLATLPPGLLNMNAAKISMKDGHVRGVMFSLGACLVVVFQALIATVFARYLSNHPDVIDILQRVAFVIFVLVSVYFLFIAKSTDKPKKEIEVKSKSSRFFQGVFLSAINVFPVPFQAYMAITLSSFGWLSFDKTSIASYVTGATTGAFVVLYIYMFFFEKIKGRSFTSQKNMNYLIGGITGIVAVITLINIIKEV
- a CDS encoding MGMT family protein; the protein is MKPETLNFFDKVYQVARQIPYGRVTSYGAIAKYLGAPRSARMVGYAMNNSSGKDVPAHRVVNRKGLLTGKHHFDGTNLMQQLLESEGVTVVNNQIQDFENLFWDPASL
- a CDS encoding response regulator transcription factor translates to MKKKDIKILLVDDEPDILEIVGYNLSSEGYQVTTAENGMEAVKIAKKEKPHLIILDVMMPEMDGIEACEQIRKLPDLQDTIITFLTARGEDYSQVAGFDAGADDYITKPIKPKVLVSKVKALLRRLKEDESQDSVVKIGNLTINRDEYKIVLKNEEIILPRKEFELLSLLASKPGKVFKREEILDKVWGNEVVVGGRTIDVHIRKLREKIGDKSFKTVKGVGYKFVD